In the Flavobacterium pallidum genome, one interval contains:
- a CDS encoding 2'-5' RNA ligase family protein, producing MIERYSIVLYPPPEIVEIVRQLKLELKSKIGWFASVNSEAHITICEFAGENSEFQKAMSYLEKFADAASPASVCFNTLGSFPNGAFYLSPDQVSRYYMVSLMKSFAKSFPVKPLFIVDNPHMSIGRKLKPAALAAAFELFSGRNLELYYICNRISLRKFNPERKQFDVVAHFYFKGAEDGLNETSQLALF from the coding sequence ATGATTGAAAGATATTCCATAGTATTATATCCTCCTCCGGAAATTGTCGAAATAGTGCGACAGTTGAAGCTTGAATTAAAAAGTAAGATCGGGTGGTTCGCAAGCGTCAACTCAGAAGCACATATTACTATTTGTGAATTCGCCGGTGAAAACTCCGAATTTCAAAAAGCAATGTCGTATCTCGAAAAATTTGCAGATGCGGCTTCACCGGCTTCGGTTTGCTTCAATACTTTAGGCAGTTTTCCCAACGGTGCTTTTTATTTAAGTCCGGATCAGGTTTCGCGATATTATATGGTTTCCTTAATGAAATCGTTTGCAAAATCGTTTCCTGTAAAGCCGCTTTTCATTGTGGACAATCCGCATATGAGTATTGGTAGGAAACTTAAGCCTGCCGCGCTTGCCGCGGCCTTTGAATTGTTTTCCGGCAGGAATTTGGAATTATATTATATATGTAATCGGATTTCGTTAAGGAAATTCAATCCTGAAAGGAAGCAGTTTGATGTCGTTGCGCATTTTTATTTCAAAGGAGCAGAGGATGGTTTAAATGAAACTTCACAACTTGCATTGTTTTAA